In Coregonus clupeaformis isolate EN_2021a unplaced genomic scaffold, ASM2061545v1 scaf0255, whole genome shotgun sequence, the following proteins share a genomic window:
- the LOC121585481 gene encoding trypsinogen-like protein 3, with the protein MQPISSSPLYSTLLYSSPLLLKPGHTMVSLVEHDLTVEEGTEQHIRVARYVQHGPYARGPSHSLAMVKLAEPARFTQHVMPVALPTRCTQLHEKCLVSGWGSTIPGQACACTLTGSVTS; encoded by the exons ATGCAGCCCATaagttcctctcctctctactccactctactctactcctctcctctcctcctcaaacCTGGCCACACTATGGTGTCTCTGGTGGAGCATGACCTGACGGTGGAGGAAGGGACAGAGCAGCACATCCGGGTGGCCAGATATGTGCAGCACGGGCCGTATGCACGAGGCCCCTCTCACAGTCTGGCAATGGTGAAGCTGGCAGAGCCTGCCCGGTTCACTCAGCATGTCATGCCTGTAGCCCTACCCACACGCTGCACTCAGCTCCATGAGAAGTGTCTGGTCAGCGGCTGGGGCTCCACCATACCGGGACAGG CCTGTGCCTGTACCTTGACTGGatcagtgacatcatga